Below is a genomic region from Pseudazoarcus pumilus.
TTCTGCGCCACGCGCCCCTGCGGCCACCACGCCACGCCCAGCCGCGCGATGGGTTTCTGCATTTACAACCAGGCCGCGATCGCCGCCGTGCATGCCAAGGAGCATCACATGCTCGAGCGCGTTGCCGTGATCGACTTTGACGTGCACCATGGCAACGGCACGCAGGATGCCTTCTTCGACGATCCCGCCCTGTTCTACGGCTCCACCCACCAGTCGCCGCTGTATCCAGGCACCGGTTCGCGCGCCGAGACCGGTGTGGCCAACAACATCGTCAACGTGCCGCTGCCGCCGGGCTGCGATTCGAAGGTGTTCCGCAGCCAGGTCGAGAGCGAGCTGCTGCCCAAGCTGCGCGCCTTCAACCCGGAGATCATCATCATCTCGGCCGGCTTCGACGCGCACACGCTCGATCCGCTCGCCGGGCTGAACTTCAAGGACGAGGACTACCGCTGGATCACCGAGCAGCTCAAGGAGATCGCCGAGGAGTGCTGCGGCGGGCGCATCGTGTCGATTCTCGAGGGCGGTTACAGCCTGGACGGGCTGGCAAGCAGCACCGAAGTCCACGTGAAGGCCTTGATGAGCTGATTGCACCGCAGCATCAAGCATTGACAAAACGGCCCGGGCTTGCGCCCGGGCCGTTTTTATTTTAATGATTCACATCGTGATCCACCCCTGAAATCAGCTACCAGATTCGTTTATAGCTACATCAGTAGGGCTTATGGATTACCGAAAGCTATGCATTGAATACCTGTAATTCATTTCACTAATATCGTGCAGCGCAATAGACTGCAGGTGTCGGTGAAACGCCGAAACGTTTTCATCCCTTCGATCAACCCGAAAAGGAGATTCGCATGAGCAATCTGATCAACACCGCCGTGCAGCCGTTCAAGGCCACCGCCTTCTATGACGGCAAGTTCATCCCCGTCACCGAAGAGAACCTGAAGGGCCAGTGGTCCGTCGTGATCTTCATGCCGGCCGCCTTCACCTTCAACTGCCCGACCGAAGTCGAGGACGCGGCCGACCACTACGCCGAATTCCAGAAGGCCGGTGCCGAGGTCTACATCGTCACCACCGACACCCACTTCTCGCACAAGGTGTGGCACGAGACCTCGCCGGCCGTCGGCAAGGCCAAGTTCCCGCTGGTCGGCGATCCGACGCACCAGCTGACGCGTGCCTTCGGCGTGCATATCGAGGAAGAAGGCCTGGCCCTGCGCGGCACCTTCGTGATCAACCCGGAAGGCGTGATCAAGACGGTCGAGATCCACGACAACGCGATCGCCCGTGACGTCACCGAGACGCTGCGCAAGCTCAAGGCCGCCCAGTACGTCGCCGAGCACCCCAACGAGGTCTGCCCGGCCAAGTGGA
It encodes:
- a CDS encoding histone deacetylase family protein, with product MTTLIYSHPACFEHRPGPGHPESPERLKAVLSALQKPDFADLKWREAPLGTREQVLLVHTEDYVSDVEEVSPRHGTMPLDGGDTVMSPGSMEAVLRCVGAACAGVDAVMNGEVDNVFCATRPCGHHATPSRAMGFCIYNQAAIAAVHAKEHHMLERVAVIDFDVHHGNGTQDAFFDDPALFYGSTHQSPLYPGTGSRAETGVANNIVNVPLPPGCDSKVFRSQVESELLPKLRAFNPEIIIISAGFDAHTLDPLAGLNFKDEDYRWITEQLKEIAEECCGGRIVSILEGGYSLDGLASSTEVHVKALMS
- the ahpC gene encoding alkyl hydroperoxide reductase subunit C translates to MSNLINTAVQPFKATAFYDGKFIPVTEENLKGQWSVVIFMPAAFTFNCPTEVEDAADHYAEFQKAGAEVYIVTTDTHFSHKVWHETSPAVGKAKFPLVGDPTHQLTRAFGVHIEEEGLALRGTFVINPEGVIKTVEIHDNAIARDVTETLRKLKAAQYVAEHPNEVCPAKWKEGEQTLAPSLDLVGKI